Proteins from a genomic interval of Trifolium pratense cultivar HEN17-A07 linkage group LG6, ARS_RC_1.1, whole genome shotgun sequence:
- the LOC123892588 gene encoding uncharacterized protein LOC123892588 — MISYFHLLSLFFKTELSPERIAKMDKYDARVRMRLDKKKCKSGMTKDEHNLCIDRLFAFARLRKEGKPKDDDILQKYIQEASENREALVKASCLKRDKKKAKAFKRKISRQLLKKS, encoded by the exons ATGATCTCATACTTTCATTTGCTTTCTCTTTTCTTCAAAACAGAATTGAGTCCGGAGCGCATTGCAAAAATGGACAAATATGATGCTAGGGTTAGGATGAGACTTGATAAGAAAAAA TGTAAAAGTGGCATGACCAAAGACGAACACAATTTGTGCATTGATAGATTGTTCGCGTTTGCAAGGTTACGCAAGGAGGGGAAACCCAAAGATGATGACATATTGCAGAAATATATCCAGGAAGCTAGCGAGAATAGAGAGGCTCTTGTCAAGGCTTCTTGTTTAAAGAGGGACAAGAAAAAGGCCAAGGCTTTTAAAAGGAAGATCAGCAGGCAGTTACTAAAGAAGTCCTGA